Proteins encoded within one genomic window of Citricoccus muralis:
- a CDS encoding MarR family winged helix-turn-helix transcriptional regulator: MTRLESTLKSELDLHLGDYNLMLLLTESETGCMRMGELAEAMVFSPSRLTYQVKILENRGLVRRERSDTDARSWIASLTKEGRRTFRKAAILHVRDIETFFTAKISDEEAQIIDTVFSRVQDQLLSES, from the coding sequence ATGACACGCCTTGAGTCAACTCTCAAATCTGAACTCGATCTCCATCTGGGCGATTACAACCTCATGTTGTTGCTCACCGAGTCGGAGACAGGGTGCATGCGCATGGGAGAACTCGCCGAAGCAATGGTGTTTTCTCCGTCGCGGTTGACCTATCAGGTGAAAATCCTGGAGAACCGCGGCCTCGTCCGCCGTGAGCGCAGTGATACCGACGCTCGATCATGGATCGCCTCACTCACCAAAGAAGGACGGCGCACTTTCCGCAAGGCCGCCATTCTGCACGTCCGTGACATCGAAACGTTCTTCACGGCAAAGATTAGCGACGAAGAAGCACAGATCATCGATACGGTCTTCTCTCGTGTTCAGGATCAGCTTCTCTCGGAGTCGTGA
- the priA gene encoding bifunctional 1-(5-phosphoribosyl)-5-((5-phosphoribosylamino)methylideneamino)imidazole-4-carboxamide isomerase/phosphoribosylanthranilate isomerase PriA, whose protein sequence is MSETPRTRLELLPAVDVQNGQAVRLVQGEADSATGYGAPLEAALSWQNAGAEWLHLVDLDAAFGTGDNRKIVQEVVRELGIKVELSGGIRDDASLENALELGATRVNLGTAALENPEWTAKAIARFGDQIAVGLDVRGETLAGRGWTTEGGNIWEVLQRLEDAGCARYVVTDVTKDGTLTGPNTDLLAKISTFTDKPVVASGGISSLEDIRALTTMVPQGVEGAIVGKALYAGKFTLQAALAIAEQVPGVGGGAEQ, encoded by the coding sequence ATGAGCGAAACACCTCGTACCCGGCTGGAGCTTTTGCCTGCGGTAGACGTACAGAACGGGCAAGCCGTTCGCCTCGTTCAGGGCGAGGCGGATTCTGCCACCGGTTACGGGGCTCCTCTGGAAGCTGCCCTGTCCTGGCAGAACGCGGGAGCAGAATGGCTGCATTTGGTCGACTTGGACGCCGCTTTCGGTACTGGCGACAACCGCAAGATTGTCCAAGAGGTCGTCCGTGAGCTGGGCATCAAGGTGGAACTGTCGGGGGGTATTCGCGACGATGCTTCGTTGGAAAATGCTCTTGAGCTCGGTGCAACTCGAGTGAATCTGGGAACCGCTGCTTTGGAGAATCCGGAGTGGACCGCGAAGGCGATCGCTCGGTTCGGTGACCAGATCGCGGTCGGTCTCGATGTGCGCGGCGAAACACTCGCAGGTCGAGGCTGGACCACTGAAGGTGGAAACATCTGGGAAGTGCTCCAGCGCCTTGAGGACGCCGGCTGCGCCCGTTACGTGGTCACAGACGTGACTAAGGACGGTACATTGACTGGACCCAACACGGACCTGCTAGCGAAGATCAGCACTTTTACTGACAAGCCTGTGGTCGCATCGGGAGGAATTTCCTCCCTCGAAGACATTCGCGCGCTGACGACGATGGTGCCGCAGGGCGTGGAAGGCGCCATCGTGGGCAAGGCGCTCTATGCGGGTAAGTTCACCCTGCAGGCGGCCCTGGCTATTGCCGAACAGGTACCTGGCGTCGGCGGAGGCGCCGAGCAGTGA
- the hisB gene encoding imidazoleglycerol-phosphate dehydratase HisB, whose translation MVAELISSRRARMQRTTSESNVFVELDLDGTGTSDISTSVPFFDHMLTALAKHSQMNLVVKASGDTHIDVHHTVEDVAITFGEVLKVALGDKKGIRRFGEASVPLDEALARAVVDLSGRPYLVHEGEPDGQQYHLIGGHFTGSMTRHIFESITFHASICLHMDVVRGRDPHHIVESQFKAFARALRVAAEDDPRVTDVPSTKGAL comes from the coding sequence ATGGTTGCTGAACTGATTTCCAGCCGTCGTGCGCGCATGCAACGCACAACGTCAGAATCCAACGTATTCGTCGAGTTGGACCTGGATGGAACCGGCACGTCGGACATTTCCACCTCCGTGCCGTTTTTCGATCACATGTTGACCGCCTTGGCGAAACATTCGCAGATGAACCTGGTGGTGAAAGCATCCGGCGATACGCACATTGACGTCCACCACACCGTCGAGGATGTTGCTATCACCTTCGGTGAAGTGCTGAAGGTCGCTTTGGGCGACAAGAAGGGTATCCGTCGGTTCGGTGAAGCCTCAGTGCCATTGGACGAAGCGCTGGCCCGCGCGGTCGTAGATCTTTCTGGGCGCCCTTACCTGGTGCACGAAGGTGAGCCTGATGGGCAGCAGTACCACCTGATCGGCGGTCACTTCACTGGCTCGATGACGCGTCACATCTTCGAGTCGATAACCTTCCACGCTTCCATTTGCTTGCACATGGACGTGGTCCGTGGCCGGGACCCGCACCACATTGTCGAGTCTCAGTTCAAAGCGTTTGCTCGCGCTCTGCGCGTGGCTGCCGAAGACGACCCTCGTGTCACTGATGTGCCGTCGACGAAGGGTGCCCTGTGA
- a CDS encoding histidinol-phosphate transaminase, giving the protein MTPNSNDFNADALAALPLRENLRGMTPYGAPQLDVPVMLNTNENTHPVPTDVVESIGAEALQAARSLNRYPDREFTELRRRLAAYLGEGLTERQIWAANGSNEILQQILQAFGGPGRSVLSFPPTYSMYPLLAEGVSTRYIAGIRNDDYTLTATSASVQVEEHAPNIVILCSPNNPTGTALGLDVIEAVYEASDACQSMVVVDEAYAEFALEGTRSALTLLPGRPRLIVTRTMSKAFALAGARLGYLAAAPEVTDAIRLVRLPYHLSSMSQATANAALAHVDSLLATVEEIKVQRDRIVDGLRELGLRPAVSDSNFVFFGGLSNASEVWQRLLAFGVLVRDVGIANHLRVTAGTAEETSAFLDAMRRILEDAPELAQ; this is encoded by the coding sequence GTGACTCCAAACTCGAACGATTTCAACGCTGATGCTCTAGCGGCTCTACCTTTGCGTGAGAACCTGCGTGGCATGACTCCCTATGGGGCACCACAACTAGATGTGCCGGTAATGCTCAACACGAATGAAAACACGCATCCGGTTCCAACAGACGTGGTCGAATCGATCGGAGCTGAAGCGCTTCAGGCGGCACGTTCGTTGAATCGCTATCCGGACCGGGAATTCACGGAACTCCGTAGACGTTTGGCGGCTTATCTTGGCGAGGGTCTGACTGAGCGGCAGATCTGGGCAGCGAATGGATCTAACGAGATTCTTCAGCAGATTCTGCAGGCTTTTGGTGGACCAGGCAGAAGTGTTCTGAGTTTTCCACCGACTTACTCGATGTATCCCTTGCTCGCCGAAGGCGTGAGCACCAGATACATCGCCGGAATTCGGAATGATGATTACACGCTTACAGCAACATCTGCCTCAGTGCAGGTCGAAGAACACGCGCCTAACATCGTGATCCTGTGCTCTCCCAATAATCCAACCGGAACGGCATTGGGGCTGGACGTGATCGAGGCCGTTTACGAGGCTTCCGACGCATGCCAGTCCATGGTTGTTGTGGATGAGGCCTACGCCGAGTTCGCATTGGAGGGTACGCGTTCCGCACTTACTCTGCTCCCCGGACGTCCCCGATTGATCGTGACGCGTACTATGTCGAAGGCTTTCGCGTTGGCCGGCGCCCGTCTCGGTTACCTCGCGGCGGCGCCAGAAGTGACTGACGCCATTCGGCTCGTGAGACTTCCGTATCACTTGTCTTCTATGTCTCAAGCGACGGCTAACGCCGCGTTGGCCCACGTTGACTCGCTGTTGGCAACGGTTGAGGAAATTAAGGTCCAACGTGATCGAATCGTGGATGGGCTTCGGGAGCTGGGATTGCGTCCTGCAGTTTCCGATTCAAACTTCGTGTTCTTTGGTGGGCTGTCGAACGCCAGCGAAGTCTGGCAAAGGCTACTTGCTTTCGGGGTCTTGGTGCGAGATGTCGGTATTGCCAACCACTTGCGTGTGACTGCAGGCACAGCTGAAGAGACCTCGGCGTTTCTTGACGCGATGAGGCGTATTCTCGAGGACGCTCCGGAGCTTGCACAGTAG
- the hisH gene encoding imidazole glycerol phosphate synthase subunit HisH, which yields MSGLPTGPSVAVLDYGSGNVRSAVRALERAGARVSLTADPDTVMNADGLVVPGVGAFGAVMHSLKNVGALRWIGRRIAGGRPVLGICVGHQVLFERGVEHGVETEGMGEWPGVVEALPAPVLPHMGWNSVRPAEDSVLFRGLEDERFYFVHSYAVQNWTFDQTIASMAPPKVTWSHHGADFVAAVENGPLSATQFHPEKSGDAGMRLLQNWLGSL from the coding sequence GTGAGCGGCCTCCCTACCGGACCTTCTGTGGCTGTCCTCGATTACGGCTCTGGCAACGTACGATCGGCTGTACGTGCCTTGGAACGTGCAGGTGCACGCGTCAGCCTCACTGCAGATCCCGACACGGTGATGAACGCTGATGGGCTCGTGGTGCCCGGTGTGGGTGCGTTCGGCGCCGTCATGCATTCGCTCAAGAACGTCGGGGCGCTTCGCTGGATCGGGCGTCGTATTGCCGGTGGTCGCCCCGTGCTGGGAATCTGCGTTGGGCATCAAGTCCTCTTCGAACGCGGTGTCGAACATGGCGTCGAAACCGAGGGCATGGGGGAGTGGCCAGGCGTGGTGGAGGCACTGCCCGCCCCGGTTTTGCCACATATGGGCTGGAACAGTGTCCGACCGGCGGAGGATTCAGTTCTTTTCCGCGGGCTCGAAGACGAGCGTTTTTACTTTGTGCACTCCTACGCCGTCCAGAACTGGACGTTCGATCAGACGATTGCTTCGATGGCTCCGCCGAAGGTCACCTGGTCGCATCATGGTGCCGACTTCGTGGCAGCCGTGGAAAACGGCCCGCTTTCAGCGACCCAGTTCCACCCGGAGAAGTCCGGCGACGCCGGCATGCGGCTGCTACAGAACTGGTTGGGTTCTCTCTAA
- a CDS encoding LysM peptidoglycan-binding domain-containing protein, with the protein MSIATQNQGSSGICLTRRGRFVLRTLPLIILMALIVAAALIGDLFGSSANASNSGLPSGAIEYTVGYGDTLWGIAGQVDLDAPRAEIVQRIGDLNQLAGSDINVGDTLFVPASPGN; encoded by the coding sequence ATGAGCATCGCTACGCAAAACCAGGGAAGCAGCGGCATTTGCCTGACTCGACGCGGTCGATTTGTTCTACGAACACTTCCCCTCATTATTTTGATGGCCCTGATCGTTGCAGCGGCCCTGATCGGGGATCTGTTCGGTTCTTCAGCGAACGCGTCGAACTCCGGTCTGCCCTCGGGTGCAATCGAATACACTGTCGGATACGGCGACACCCTCTGGGGGATCGCGGGACAGGTTGATCTCGATGCACCCCGCGCTGAGATTGTTCAGCGCATCGGTGACCTGAACCAGCTCGCAGGATCGGATATTAATGTCGGCGATACGCTCTTCGTTCCCGCGTCACCGGGGAACTGA
- a CDS encoding SseB family protein has product MTSRELPGHIQAAIQKNLARQHRSEDGRPADSAGQAWEGRDLSGTGIDGSANPLHAFDKDDGLASAAWIEASERFISGVADEAEVVAALSNVRVFATVVPTLAEESTHEVAAEDGVHVHGDKQADVALVTLQAADGRRAMPVFTSVPAMTAWHTEARPVATWMPRACLSAVDEGSDLVVIDPGQELTFVVRRPAVWSLAQQRKWVPSYQDETLAADLHDIVSLVPGLQRLALAPGRGVATRLKSGGLVNGGGSGPELNIIATPEDGTDATGHRLMLATLQQLLSQVTSLSERADSVEISLG; this is encoded by the coding sequence GTGACATCACGCGAGCTTCCCGGCCACATTCAAGCTGCGATCCAGAAGAACCTGGCGCGCCAGCATCGATCCGAGGATGGTCGTCCCGCGGACTCTGCCGGGCAAGCTTGGGAAGGTCGTGATCTTTCCGGCACGGGAATCGACGGATCGGCCAATCCGCTTCACGCGTTCGACAAGGATGACGGGCTGGCTTCGGCAGCTTGGATTGAGGCGTCCGAACGCTTCATATCCGGCGTAGCGGATGAGGCCGAAGTGGTCGCTGCTTTATCGAATGTTCGGGTGTTCGCCACCGTGGTTCCGACCCTGGCCGAGGAGTCGACTCACGAGGTCGCCGCTGAGGATGGCGTGCATGTCCACGGGGACAAACAAGCAGATGTCGCTTTGGTCACATTGCAAGCTGCTGACGGTCGTCGAGCAATGCCGGTATTCACTTCGGTTCCGGCAATGACCGCTTGGCACACTGAAGCACGCCCAGTTGCGACATGGATGCCACGCGCGTGCCTGTCAGCCGTGGATGAGGGGTCTGACCTGGTCGTCATCGACCCTGGTCAAGAACTCACCTTTGTCGTTCGTCGCCCGGCGGTCTGGTCGCTGGCGCAACAGCGAAAATGGGTGCCGTCCTATCAGGATGAGACTTTGGCCGCCGACCTCCATGACATCGTGTCCCTGGTGCCAGGATTGCAACGTTTGGCTCTGGCTCCTGGTCGGGGCGTTGCCACACGGCTGAAATCGGGGGGCTTGGTTAACGGCGGAGGAAGCGGGCCGGAGCTCAACATCATCGCAACACCTGAAGACGGCACTGATGCGACGGGTCATCGGTTGATGCTTGCGACGCTGCAGCAGTTGCTATCTCAGGTCACGTCGTTGTCAGAACGGGCAGACTCCGTGGAGATCTCACTCGGGTAA